One Argentina anserina chromosome 6, drPotAnse1.1, whole genome shotgun sequence genomic window, tatatagtaaatgtGCGTTTTTGTTTTAACATGTTTCTATAAACATGatgtaaaatataatttcttttcacATGTTGGCTCAAGTCCTATCAGAATTGTTCATTCATGcacaatgttttaaaaacaTGCCTGTGCTGCGGGTTAAGATGTAAAAGGCGTAAGTCGTAAGCTAAAAGGCTTTAGCTTTAGTTGTCTAGGAGCACTCCAATGCATTCAAGGCATGAAAGGCGAATGCctgacaaattttttttaatagacaTTTAAAAAACGGGGTTTTTTTTAGGTTTTGAAATTGAGACTTTAGAAAGACTCCCTCTACCAAACCTATGTTGGTGTTGAAAGTGATGTTATTGAAGGTGTTGGTATTGGAggtgatggtgatggtgatgCACCTTTGGATGATGATTTAGATAGTGATATTCTAATTGATGATGCTGACGGTTTTGAAGTTTGAAGTTAGATCAaacattgttcttgttttttttaaaaatatatttcaaGACTAGTTAGTACTTTAatatattgatttatattATGCGAGGTGATTTGATTAATTGCATGgttttgatatgtatttgttaTGAATGAATGATCATTTATcatgtttattttggttacaaatcatgttatatatatatagtcatataAGATGAATGCACAAGTATATGAATTTATTCATAAGACTTACGCTTTGGTGAGGCTCTTTCGAAAACGCTTCAGCTACGCCTTTGTTGCTCATGCATATGCATCATGTGAGTCTATAAGGCCTATTTTGTTCCATGGAAAAGTAAATTTCTTGATATTTCTCATGGGAAGGGAAAGTGAGTACTTTTCTTCGCGGTGTTTGATATCATAAGAAAAAATATcaataaaattgtgaaatgatgtaataatataattgattGTAAGTAATAAATGCAAGAAAAGAATATGAGAAAGTAATTCCATTAGATTTTGGATGGATATCTCTTTTttcctaagtagcacggacatggacacgattcgatacgtagacacgacatatagaaatttttttggacacggacacgtggtgaacacgttaattaaatattatttttagtatatatatttattaaaaaaattattttataaatttgaaaatatttagaattttagatgtatatatatgtcaaagtgtgcattaaaatgatgaaaacataacttattagaatgactaaggacttgataagtaccttggataaccaaggttcgaatcccaccacaagcatttttatttttatcacaagtttctctccttatatatatatatatatatatattaaagtgtgcataaatataacaaaaactgaatctatTGGAATGGTtaaggagttgttgagtgctttggatgaccaaggttcgattccatcataagcactttcacttttattatgagttggtgcgtgtccatGTGTCCGATTCGGATACTCGCGTGTCTAGGCCGTGTCCAAAGTCAGTTCGTgtgtccgagcgtgtccaCGCATTTccgagcgtgtccgtgtcAGACACGCAATACAGTGCCCATAGCACGTGTCTGTGCTTCATAGCTTTTTTCTCTTATaacaaaaaagtaatttgtaatgacccgattttttttcgggttcaatttgtttgaatttgtAGAAATTTATAAACTCAGTAAATATCATAAGTCACTTTTTTTCGCTTCACGACGATGTtgaatcgaaaacggaaccgtATTCGGAAAAgctaaattggaaaaacgttacaaTTCCGCGACgcgagagtcgacttttacgCCGTCGCTCATTTCTGAAAACTTCCTGCACGAAAGTTATAGAGGTCATCGATACGATTTCGTGTACACGTCACGTGTCCTAATCGGAcatcgtatgtgaaagttattagcgCCGGAAGTGAGTTTCCGATTTCGGAAAAGAGTTTAAAAGGAGATgattggaaaccctagtttccaaatatagaaatttctcgctctctctctctctctcaatttctctctctctctctctctctcctctctcctctctccccGCAACCCTCCCCCTCGACTCcgagactctctctctctctctctctctcaaaaaaaCCGCCTCCGGCGATCTCACCTCACCGGCCACTATGGCCCTTACCGTCGATCCCAAAGGCGCCGCATGACCTCCAGCTCCCACCCCTGAACGTTACACGCTGCCGTTCGCCACGCCGAAGCTCCTCCGACGATTCAAAGCTCCTGCAACTCGTCGCCGTCCAAGCCTCTTCTTCGGCGACGCAAGCGCTCGGAGGATAGCATCTCACCGCCGATCCTCACCCCCGGTGCCATCTGTAATCGATTTAGGGCCGAATCACGTTGTGCTTCGAATCCACCACGAAACCGATCACCGGCGACGTCTCGATCTCCTCCGACGACTTCCCGTCGGTCCTAGGGCCCTATTTAGGTACGAAAACATCCCTCTCCTTGCGTGCTACgattttgatgttgaatttgttGTAATCGGAGTTGGTTTCGGAGGGGGAGGAGGATGAGCGTTTGTCGCcgtctgtggcggcgcgtgggaggtTGTTGAGGTGTAGGGAGGCGGCGTTGGGCCGTAGaagggaggagaagaagaaatgagAGATTTTCGGCAGtggtgggcaagccacgcgctGCCATTGTGGGGAGGCGCGTGAACCCCACGCGCCACCACgtacggcggcgcgtgaacagtgatttccaaaacagtaatttatgtacattaaatgtaaaattaatttacgtacaataaatgtaaaatgtaatttacgtacggtaattgtaaaagtatttTTCTAAAAAGTACATCGGTAATTAGTATTTACTTAAACAGtatttacgattgaatagttcgtatatgaaaagtaatacgtaaacagtatgtatatgaaaagtaatatgtaaacagtacgtatatgaaaagtaatacatgaacagtaatacgtgaatagtattttttacgtgaacagtgatttcgtTAAAacccaaaattgctgaacagtaaaacattagtattgtttcggcatttgaggttttatgtACCATTTCTAATCACTTCTTATTCAATCTAGGTGATCGATTAATCAAGTGAaggaattactttcagtatTGTGGAAAAtacgctcaggaaaataaggtgagtaaatctcactacgATAAGTCTATTTTTtgtggtgattcatcgttacgctttattttaaaagatcgaactatgatatgtatatgatatagtgggttgtgtatgtatataaatggtaaaatcgatacatatatatgatttgctatattatatactatcacATTTCCATTTCCAACTGAGTTTATTTATCGCactgatatttattttatttaagcatGAATAACTTgtctttttgtacaataacatgtgaggaatgtattgtatgtggttttaacttgagttatgttaaaacgtttttctgtcttcgaacgtgttggcatgtcggaacctagccttgacCGGGCGacggttacgattcagttagagctctagtatgtctgtcggtgtactggcttatgagtacccatatttttggatattgggtagcagatggttgcccaatgtctgacTGTGTACTacttgaggggtaacagatgagtacttgGGCCTCATGGGTACCCGtattgtaaatgtaattaggtaaacagatgggttgcccgatttctcatgagcacttatatttcaaatattattggacaaccagatgggccgtcctgtgactcatgagtacatttataattaaatattttcagtatttttttgttatatttctatgcgagttatattgttgatttactcatacgagctacaaagcttatcgggtttgtgtttacaatcccggtgcacctattcgatggtatAGGGGATAGTTCTTCAGATGTGGATTAGTAGAATTAGAGGACTACTCTGAAGAGTTCGAAGTTTCcttgttttattttgtggtgagaattgagaggattttacatttccattagatataatgcttgaattatatgttggttttgtaataatcaatttgactgagatgctctatgaactcagtaacgaTACGCTGTAACGAAAAAGATGATTtctatttattgagattattttagagtttttcatagCTTCGATTTTCGAGTTTTATACTTAAAATTTCGGAGTCGTGACATAATTATTTTCCTGCTGCATATCAAACACAAGAAAGGAATAGTTTTCCTTTCTAATAGTTACTTTCTGCGAAACAAATGAGGCTTGAGAATCCATGAAGACACTTTCCCAGTGAAATTGCCGATTTTTCTAGTAGTAATTTATATGCTAAAGATTAAAATACGATTACCGAACAATTATATCCAACGGAAACAACCTTTaaattcattgaaattgtttagagTCCAAGTACAATGCTAATGTGTTTATGTACTACCAAAAAAGCTACTGGTACAGCAGATTATATGCTGGTAAATCTTGTATTCTATGTGTATCTTCTAAAGATAGTTATCTTTCCAACTGCTCCCGCGTTGCTTGCAGAACAACCTGAAGGATTCAAAAGCCCCATGAGTTAGTCGTCTGTTTAGCTGATCAGCTAAAATCAAGAATTCAATGTGCACCAGATTCAGGATCCGGAAATTCCAAGTTCTAATAATgatgaaagaaattgaaaaaaaaaaaaatcttgttttgtgtttgttgaGAGGTTACATTAAACTGCATGTAGGATGCATTCATAGCAAGCCATTGAGCATCCACCATTTCGAAAGCTATACAAAATAGTACATCAAAGGCAGCTTCATCTTCTGCAAGCATATCATAAGTATTAGATTCAGCTGGTTCAATATCACAACATTATACATAGTCAATCCTCGATCACAGCCTTATACTGTGAGGTGAAAATTTCTTTACCTCCCAATAACTTCACAAAATTCATCCCAGGAAGACGACTTGGTCTTGCTGCAGGGTAACATTATATCAGTAACAATTTAACCTACTAAACCCTAAATTGCTATGAACATTATAAGACAAGTCTAGGATAATGCTTAAACTTGTTGACAAACTTGACCAAAGATCCAGCAATTGAATCAACATAAATGAAATATTAATGCCTGCAACAGCAAATGGATATTCCCAAATTGCTCGTCTCCCACCTTGCTTGAATAATATTCTCCGGAAAGATAACTTCATTTTGAAAATCTTAAAATTAGTACCactttatcttcttcttcttttgaatATGCAGAAATAATGAAGGGAAAGAACAGGATAGAGGCGTACAGGATAAGTTCTGGCAAAGAACAGCAAGTTCTCAAGGGCAATAACACCGCAGCTCCTGAAGATATCATTTCACCATAAGAtaaagagaaaatgtgatacaagATACATTGTCTCAAGCATGGAGGCATAATTtgttaaacaacgacaagcgtggcccgtggaccaactgtaccgatattgtcccaccttagccacctcacaggtgttaggttttaatcacaaaatgcctcggtacaattggttattatccacttacttataagctttattttctttgtcacttcttagatgtgggatctctcctctccaacacgccacctcacgtgcaacctaatttttaggtttgcacgtgacagattaacatcccacatactgggatgaaagaaactaaggtccagtaaccaacgacacttagtggtcatccaatcggaaatcctccgatggtatgacaaagtggcacccaactcgggcccacgaaagattggaggcgcgactggagagggacccgctctgataccatgttaaacagcgacaagcgtggcccgtggaccaactgtaccgatattgtcccaatatagccacctcacaggtgttgagttttaatcacaaaaggcctccgtacaattggttattatccactcacttataagctttattttctttgtcacttcttagatgtgggatctctcatctccaacataATTTCCATGTGaatctgttttttttaaaccttTTCTGTTTGTTCAAAAACTTCAAATGTTTATGTAAAATGTAAGAAATAGAATGCTATACCTAAAGTCAGTTGATGGATTAGGACCTTGCCATCCCATCTCCT contains:
- the LOC126797348 gene encoding uncharacterized protein LOC126797348, which gives rise to MVGPRSWAGLFSRLSNRSSEKYVDYPLSPMQELRLLRLQERLQVPFDETRPDHQEVLKAFWHAAYPDVALSGLISDQWKEMGWQGPNPSTDFRSCGVIALENLLFFARTYPLSFRRILFKQGGRRAIWEYPFAVAGINISFMLIQLLDLWSTRPSRLPGMNFVKLLGEDEAAFDVLFCIAFEMVDAQWLAMNASYMQFNVVLQATREQLER